The Phoenix dactylifera cultivar Barhee BC4 chromosome 9, palm_55x_up_171113_PBpolish2nd_filt_p, whole genome shotgun sequence genome window below encodes:
- the LOC120111968 gene encoding berberine bridge enzyme-like 23, with translation MAISALGNLAIIALLLLTATSAITASNTAHEGFLQCFLNHTQSSNASSHLVYAPNTTAYNTVLRSSIQNIRFLYSSTTKKPVLIVTPTNESHVQASVICSRKYGLNIRVRSGGHDYEGMSYVSDHEVFIIVDLANLRSITVDAEHSIAWVQAGATLGELYYTIGVKNKTAAFTAGVCPTVGVGGHLSGGGIGTISRKYGAAADNVIDAQLVDANGSLLNRESMGEDLFWAMRGGGAASFGIVLSYKIKLAYVPPTVTAFNINRNLGQNATYLVSRWQQIAAKFDENLYMRVIAQAVDDSTTGNRTIQAVFNSLFLGTCKELVTLMETSFPELGFEAKDCSGSEMSWLESVLFFAGYSNESANILLDRRPEYNSSFKAKSDFVREPIPETEWEKIWKFLLEPEDEPLVMIMEPFGGRLSEISESAIPFPHRKGNLYIIQYFMRWFQIDPAVTKRHLDWMRKLYGFMTPYVSSHPRAAYLNYKDIDLGRTDKHTTYKDARVWGTKYFKNNFKRLAFVKATVDPGNFFRNEQSIPPLLVL, from the coding sequence ATGGCAATATCAGCCCTTGGAAATCTTGCAATTATTGCTCTCTTGCTTCTAACAGCTACATCTGCCATCACAGCTTCTAATACAGCCCACGAAGGCTTCCTCCAATGCTTCCTCAACCACACCCAATCCTCCAATGCCTCCTCCCATCTAGTGTATGCCCCAAATACCACTGCCTACAACACTGTCCTTCGATCATCCATCCAAAACATCCGCTTCCTCTActcctccactacaaagaagcCTGTCCTCATTGTCACGCCAACAAATGAATCCCACGTTCAAGCCTCCGTCATCTGCAGCAGGAAGTATGGCCTTAATATCCGGGTCCGGAGCGGTGGCCACGATTATGAGGGCATGTCTTATGTTTCAGACCACGAGGTCTTCATCATCGTCGACCTTGCTAACCTCCGATCGATCACAGTCGATGCGGAGCATAGCATCGCTTGGGTTCAGGCTGGTGCAACACTCGGAGAACTTTATTACACGATCGGAGTGAAGAACAAGACCGCTGCTTTCACTGCAGGGGTATGCCCTACCGTCGGAGTTGGCGGCCACCTTAGTGGCGGCGGGATCGGGACGATATCAAGGAAGTACGGCGCGGCTGCTGATAATGTCATCGATGCGCAGTTGGTGGATGCCAATGGCAGCCTCCTGAACCGAGAATCCATGGGTGAGGACCTATTTTGGGCCATGAGAGGAGGTGGTGCAGCAAGCTTTGGCATTGTCCTCTCCTATAAAATCAAGTTGGCGTATGTTCCACCCACGGTCACTGCGTTTAATATAAACAGAAATCTGGGGCAAAATGCTACGTACCTTGTAAGCAGGTGGCAGCAAATTGCAGCAAAGTTCGATGAGAATCTTTACATGAGAGTTATAGCACAAGCTGTTGATGACTCAACAACAGGTAATAGAACCATTCAAGCTGTGTTCAACTCCCTTTTCCTCGGAACATGCAAAGAACTCGTCACCTTGATGGAAACGAGCTTTCCTGAACTGGGTTTTGAGGCCAAGGACTGCTCAGGTTCGGAGATGAGTTGGTTGGAGTCCGTTCTATTCTTTGCAGGCTACAGCAATGAAAGTGCAAACATCTTATTGGACAGGAGACCTGAATACAACAGCTCTTTTAAAGCCAAGTCGGACTTTGTTAGAGAGCCAATTCCTGAGACCGAGTGGGAAAAGATATGGAAATTTCTTCTGGAACCAGAAGACGAGCCTTTGGTGATGATAATGGAACCCTTTGGTGGAAGGCTGAGTGAGATTTCAGAATCTGCAATTCCCTTCCCTCACAGGAAGGGGAATCTATATATTATTCAGTACTTCATGAGGTGGTTTCAGATAGATCCTGCAGTGACAAAAAGGCATCTAGATTGGATGAGGAAGTTGTATGGCTTCATGACTCCATACGTGTCTAGCCATCCAAGGGCTGCCTATCTAAACTATAAGGATATTGACCTGGGTAGAACTGATAAACATACAACTTACAAAGATGCAAGGGTTTGGGGTACCAAGTATTTCAAGAATAACTTCAAACGACTGGCATTTGTGAAGGCTACGGTTGATCCAGGCAACTTCTTCAGGAATGAGCAGAGCATCCCGCCCCTTCTTGTTCTGTAA
- the LOC103719627 gene encoding patellin-4 encodes MAVEVKSEATQMVEETVKAAEESVQVVGDEEKKREETKSAEEEQKDSSVPVIEKSSSFREESNFLSDLKESERKALIELRAKVEEAILENKLFKKEEQKAEEKQEAKEKEKPHIQEGDEGEKAKPELKEKVEVKEKEESKLFKKLFKKEGKQEEQKPKEKEEVKETEKPETQEGDEGEKAKAEPKDKEEEEEKEEEEEEEKPISQEGGEGDEVKPEPKEKEEVKPETKEGSEGEKAEPDVATEPKAKEAELTEEKSTASEVKAVEEAEATEVKEVEVIDKEVSLWGVPLLPSKACDSTDVILLKFLRAREFKVKEAFEMLQNTLRWRKEFNADSILDELLDADLGAASYTDGVDREGHPVCYNVSGVFQDDKLYQKIFGTEEGREKFLKWRVQLMEKGIQKLDFKPGGVASMLQITDLKDSPGPSKKELRIAMKQVVQLLQDNYPEFVARNIFINVPFWYYAFNALLSPFLTQRTKSKFVFARPAKVTETLLKHIPAEAVPIKYGGLKRENDTEFSVEDGGVSELIVKAGSTECIEIPAPEVGTTLLWDLIVLGWEVSYKEEFVPTDEGSYTIIVQKGKKLGSQEEPMRNSFKNSEPGKVILTIENNSYKKKKVLYRFKTKSY; translated from the exons ATGGCAGTCGAGGTGAAATCCGAGGCAACTCAGATGGTAGAGGAGACCGTCAAGGCTGCCGAGGAGTCGGTCCAGGTGGTGGGGGATGAGGAGAAGAAACGAGAAGAAACCAAGTCGGCCGAGGAGGAACAGAAGGATTCTTCGGTCCCTGTGATCGAGAAAAGTTCTTCCTTTAGGGAGGAGAGCAACTTCCTCTCCGACTTGAAGGAGAGCGAGAGGAAGGCGTTGATCGAGCTGAGAGCGAAGGTCGAGGAGGCTATCCTCGAGAACAAGCTTTTCAAGAAGGAAGAGCAGAAAGCTGAGGAGAAACAAGAGgccaaagagaaggaaaaacccCACATCCAAGAGGGAGATGAAGGCGAAAAAGCAAAGCCTGAGCTTAAGGAGAAAGTGGaggtgaaggagaaggaggagagcaaGCTTTTCAAGAAACTTTTCAAGAAGGAAGGCAAGCAGGAGGAGCAGAAACcgaaggagaaagaagaggtGAAGGAGACGGAGAAACCTGAAACCCAAGAGGGAGATGAGGGAGAAAAAGCAAAAGCTGAGCCAAAGgataaagaggaggaggaggagaaggaggaggaggaggaggaggagaaacctATCTCCCAAGAAGGTGGTGAAGGAGATGAGGTGAAACCTGAGccaaaggagaaagaggaggtgaAACCCGAGACAAAAGAAGGTAGCGAAGGAGAAAAGGCAGAACCTGATGTAGCTACTGAGCCAAAGGCCAAAGAAGCTGAACTTACCGAGGAGAAATCCACAGCTTCTGAGGTGAAGGCTGTGGAAGAAGCTGAAGCAACCGAGGTCAAAGAGGTCGAAGTCATCGACAAGGAGGTGTCTCTTTGGGGAGTGCCCCTTTTGCCAAGCAAAGCCTGTGATAGCACTGATGTCATCCTTCTGAAGTTCCTCCGTGCCCGTGAGTTCAAGGTGAAGGAGGCCTTTGAGATGCTCCAGAACACTCTTCGGTGGAGAAAGGAGTTCAATGCCGATTCAATCCTCGATGAGTTGCTGGATGCTGATCTTGGAGCTGCGAGCTACACGGATGGCGTCGATCGTGAGGGGCACCCTGTTTGCTACAACGTCTCAGGGGTGTTCCAGGATGACAAGCTCTACCAGAAGATTTTCGGTACAGAGGAGGGGAGGGAGAAGTTCCTGAAGTGGAGGGTTCAACTAATGGAGAAGGGCATTCAGAAGCTTGACTTCAAGCCTGGAGGTGTTGCCTCGATGCTCCAGATTACTGACCTGAAGGACTCTCCCGGTCCATCGAAGAAGGAGCTTAGGATTGCTATGAAGCAGGTTGTCCAGCTGCTTCAAGACAACTATCCAGAATTTGTCGCAAGAAAT ATTTTCATCAATGTTCCGTTCTGGTACTACGCATTCAATGCTCTCCTCTCCCCTTTCTTAACCCAAAGAACTAAGAGCAAATTTGTCTTTGCTCGTCCAGCAAAGGTCACAGAGACTCTTCTCAA GCACATTCCTGCTGAAGCTGTACCTATCAAATATGGTGGCCTGAAACGCGAGAATGACACCGAGTTCTCTGTCGAAGATGGCGGGGTTTCAGAGCTCATTGTCAAAGCTGGTTCGACTGAATGCATTGAAATTCCTGCGCCAGAG GTTGGAACTACACTACTTTGGGATTTGATTGTGTTGGGTTGGGAGGTGAGCTACAAAGAGGAGTTTGTCCCCACTGATGAGGGGTCCTACACCATCATTGTTCAGAAGGGCAAGAAGTTGGGATCTCAGGAAGAGCCAATGAGGAACTCATTCAAGAACAGTGAGCCTGGGAAGGTCATCCTGACAATTGAGAACAActcatacaagaagaagaaggtcttGTACCGATTCAAGACCAAGAGTTATTAA